The segment CAGGGCGTGGCGGCGCAGGACGACGGGCTCGGCCAGCCCCTTCGCCCGTGCCGTGCGGATGTAGTCCTGGCGGAGGACCGCGCGCACGTCCGCCCGGACCAGGCGGGTGATCAGCCCGGTGGTGTACACGGAGAGGGTCGCCGCCGGCAGCACCAGGTGCCGCCAGGAGTCGAAGCCCGAAGCCGGGAGGACGCGCAGGCGGTCGGCGAACAGGAGGATGAGCAGCACCCCCAGCCAGAACGAGGGAAGGCTGATGCCCAGGAAGGTGGCCAGGGAGACGCCCCAGTCCGCAGCCGAGCCCGCCCGGGCACCGATCCACAGCCCCAGCGGGATGCCCACTGCGATGGTGACGGCCAGGGTGGTGACCGCCAGCAGCGCCGTCGCGGGGAGGCGCTGGAGGACGAGCTCGAGCGCCGGGCGCTGGTAGCGGAACGACTCCCCCAGGTCCCCCCGGAGGGCCCGACGTACGAAGTCCCAGTACTGGAGCGGGATCGGCCGGTCGAGCCCGTAGAGCCGGCGCACCCGGGCCACGTCCTCCGGCGTGGCGTCGAGCGGGGTGAGCAGGCGGACGGGGTCGCCGCTCAGGTGGATCAGCAGGAAGACCAGCACGCTGACCGCGAGCAGGACCCAGGCCAGGTGCCAGAGGCGCTGGGCGAGGAACCGGACCACGGTCGACCGCCCGGGGCGCTACGCCAGGCTGATCCCTCCCAGGCGGATGATGCCGTCAGGATGCGCCACCCAGCCCTTGACGCGCTTCTGGATGGCGTAGATGCCCTGCTGGTTCCAGAGGAAGACCCAGGGGCACTCGCGGTGGAGGATCTGGTTCAGCCGCCGGTACATCTCGTTGCGCCGGCCGGGGTCCAGCGTCCGGGGGGCCTCCTGGATCAGACGGTTGGCCTCGTCATTGTGGTAGCCCTGCCAGGCCGCCCCCTTCCGCTGCGAGTCGAAATTGATGCTGGTCGTGGCGTCGAGCAGCACCCCCACCTGCTGGAAGAAGAAGGCGTCGTGGGTCTTGCCCAGCACCCCCTGGACGAAGGGGCTCCAGTCCATCACCTGCACCCGGGTGCGCACCCCGACGCGGGTCCACATCCCGGCGATCGCCTCGCTGGCCAGCCGGTCGTTCAGGTAGCGCCCCTCCGGCGTGGTGAGGGTCACCTCGAAGCCATTGGGGTAGCCCGCCTCCGCCAGCAGGCGCCGCGCGCGCTCCGGGTCGTAGGGGTAGGGCTGGAGGCTCTCGTCGTAGCCGGGGATGCCCGGCCCGAAGGCGCTGGCCAGGCGGTAGGCGGCCCCGCGCATGACGGTGCGGATGAGCGTGTCCACGTCGGTGGCGTAGTTCATGGCTTGCCGCACGCGGACGTCCTGGAAGGCGCGCACCTTCAGCATGTTCAAGACGACGATCTGCGAAGAGAGCTGGCGGAAGGTCACGAGCTCGACGTTCCGGGTGGCCTGCAGCTCGGGGACCTGCAGCGGGTCGACCGGGGTGATCAGGTGGGCGGCGCCGGTCTTCAGCTCCACCACGCGGGTGGCGGCCTCGGGCACCGGCCGCCACACCAGGCGGCGTACCTTTGGCTGCCCGCTGAAGTGGGGTCGCTCGGCGAAGTCCATCACCATGCGCTGGTTGGGGATCCACTCCGTGAACCGGTACGGTCCGGTGCCGATGGCCTGCCGGGTGGGGTCCACCTGGCCCGACGTGATGGCGCGCGGCAGGATCTCGCAGTAGAGCGACAGGACTTCGGCCAACAGGGCAAACGGGCCGTCGGTGTGGATGCGCACGGTCAGGGGGTTGATCACCTCGACGTCCTTCACCGGAGCGAGCTGCCCGGCATAGACGTTGCGGATGCCGGGGTGCTTGAACCGGGCGATGGTGTCCCGCACGTGCTCGGCGCTGAACTTCTCCCCGTTGTGGAAGAAGACGTTGTCGCGCAGCCGGAACTCCCACGTCGTCTCGTTGAGCACGCGGTAGGACGTCGCCAGCCAGGGGATGATCCGCATCTCCGGTGAGCGCTCCAGGAGCTTGTCGTACATCGCCCACATCATGCCCTTGCTGGCGCCCGAGGTCGTCACGTGCGGGTCCAGTGACTCGGCGTCCACGCCCTGTACCAGCAGGAGGTTGCCCACCGGTGCCGGCCGGCGGGCCGGCGCGGCCAGCGCGGCCGCCCGCCCCAGGAGGGTCGGCCCCAGGAGCGCGGCTCCCGCCCCCGCCCCCGCGGTCCGGGCCGCCGCCTGGAGGAAGGCGCGCCGCGAGTAGCGAGAGACCGCGTCTCCCGCGCGCTCGAGCTCTCTGCGGTCATCGTCCATGCGTCCTCATCCCTCCCCGTCCGCGCTCCGCCCCTTCCGGGGCACGAACCGGAAGTCGCAGTGGTCGTCCCCCAGCCCGATCGCCGTGGGTCGTTCCAGCCGGTGCGTGGGGTGGTCGTCCATGAAGCGCTCGTCCGTCTCACAGAAGAACGGGATCAGCTCCGGGGTCCCGGCCTCCTGCATCGCCCGCACCCAGTTACAGGCGGTGATGCGAAACCGTACCACCTCCGGGGTGTAGGTCAGCAGTTCCCCGCGGCACGAGAAGTGCTCCATGGCCCGGTCGAACTGACGGGCCAGCACGTCCTGCGGAGCGCGGAATCCCGGGGGCGGTGGGCTGGTCAGGTTGAGCGGCGGCCCGGGAGCCGCATCGGTCCACCAGTCGGCCCCCGCCGGGGTCGAGGCCATCGCCCGGCGCTGGGCGGCGGCGGCCTCCGCGTGGCTGCGCAGCCCCGACCCCACGATGGCGTCCCGCGCCACCCGCAGCGCCGTCTCCCGGTCGCTCCGGGCAAGGACGGCGCGGTACAGGTCGACGAAGGGCTGGAGTTCCCGGCGCAGGGCTGCCAGATCCCGCGGCCCGGCCGGCAGGTCCTCGGGCAGCGCGGCAATGCCCGTCTCCCGGAGGATGGCCGCGGCTGCCTCCTCGCCGAGGGCGGCCGCCACCGCCCGGCGGCAGACGGCCTTCTGGACGCGATGCGGACGCCTCGGGGTCTCCACGGTGTCCAGGAGATTCTGGAGCCCGGCGAGGCTTTCCTGTGTGCACCCGCAGGGCCGGGCGGCACGGTATGCTGGTGTCCGGCATGCCGCCCCGTCCCCTCCGCTTCGGCCTGCGCTTCAACAGCGCCGCCGGCCCCGTCCGCGAGGTCGTCCGCTGGGCGCAGCTCGCCGAGGCGCTGGGCTTCGACGACCTCTGGTATTGCCAGGACCTGCTGCAGCGGGACGCGTGGGTCACCCTCACCGCGGTCGCGGCGGCGACCCGGCGCATCCGGATCGGCACCTGCATCGTCAACCCCTTCTCGGCCAGCCCCGCGGAGCTGGTCATGCGCGCGGCCACCCTGCAGGAGTTCAGCCAGGGGCGCTTCGTGCTGGGGATCGGGCCGGGCGACCCACCCGCGTTGGCCTGGATCGGCCTGCGGCAGCGGCGTCCCCTCACCGGCCTGCGCGAGGCCGTGGAGCTGATCCGGCGCCTGCTGCGGGGCGAGGAGGCCCTCGGGGAGGGGACCGTCTTCTCCGGGTGGACGCGCGACGCGCGGCTGCGCTTCCCCCTCCCCGCCGTCCCGATCCCCATCTACATCGGGGGCCAGGGACCTGGCGTGCTCGAGTACATGGGGGAAGCGGGGGACGGCGGTCTGCCCATCGTCTTCCCGCCCGAGGCGATCGACGGTGTCGTGGAGCGGGTGCGGGCGGGGGCCGCGCGGGCGGGCCGCTCCCTCGACGGGTTCGACCTGGCCGCGTGCGTCTGGTGGTCGGCGGGCGAGGCGCCGGAGGAGGCGGAGCGCGCCTTGAGACCCCTGATCGCCTACTACGGCCCCTCCCTGCGCGCCGAGGTGCTGGCACCGATCGGGCTCGTGCCCGCGGACTTCGACGAGATCCGAGCGGCCTGGCGGGCTCAGGACGCCGCGCGCGCCGCCGCGCTGGTCCAGCCGCGGATGTTTCGCCTGGCGATCGTGGGGGATCCCGCCCAGCTCGCGGAGCGCGTGCAGTGGCTGGCCGAGCGCGGGGCCACCCAGATCAACATCGGGCCGCCCCTCGGGGTGGAGAAGGAGCGCGCCCTGCGCCTGACCGGTCAGGTGATCGGGCGCTTCCGGTAGCGCCCGGCCGGTCGCTCCCCTGCCTGCTCAGGGCGGGGCGACCGCACCCCGCGGGGCGGCTTCCGGCGGCAGCAGGCGGAACCAGTAGAAGCTGTGCGGCCCCAGGGTGAGGAAGTAGGGGAGCTGCCCGATGCGCGGGAAGGGGGTCGTCCCGAAGAGCTCCACCGGCGTCCACCCGTCGTAGCGCCGCAGGTCCAGCTCGCAGGGCTGGACGAAGCGCGAGAGGTTGGCCACGCACAGGATCGTCTCCCCGTCGTGGATGCGCAGGTAGGCCAGCACCCGCCGGTTGGCCGGCGAGAGCAACTCCAGCCGCCCCCGCCCGAAGACCGGGAAGCGCTTGCGGATGGCGATCAGCCGCTTCATCCAGTTGAGCAGCGAGGCCGGGGTGCGCTCCTGCGCCTCCACGTTCACCGCCATGTAGTGGTAGAGCGGGTTCTCGATGAGCGGCAGGTAGAGCCGCTCCGGGTCGGCGCGGGAGAAGCCGGCGTTGCGGTCGGCTGACCACTGCATGGGCGTGCGCACCCCGTTGCGGTCGCCCAGGTAGATGTTGTCCCCCATGCCGATCTCGTCGCCGTAGTAGACGATGGGCGTGCCGGGCAGCGAGAAGAGCAGGCTGGTCAGCAGCTCGATGCGGCGGCGGCTGTTGTCCAGCAGGGGGGCCAGGCGGCGGCGGATGCCCAGGTTGAGGCGCATCTTCGGATCGCGGGCGTACTCCTGGTACATGTAGTCCCGCTCCTCGTCGGTGACCATCTCCAGCGTCAGCTCGTCGTGGTTGCGCAGGAAGAGGGCCCACTGGCAGGTGGGGGGGATCTCCGGCGTGCGGCGCAGGATCTCCGTGATCGGGTGGCGGTCCTCCTGGCGGATGGCCATGAACATGCGGGGCATCAGCGGGAAGTGGAAGGCCATGTGGAACTCGTCGCCCTCGCCGAAGTAGGCGATGACGTCCTCCGGCCACTGGTTGGCCTCGGCCAGGAGCAGGCGCGTGCCCTCGTAGCGCTCGTCCACGAAGCGGCGCACCCGCTTCATGTAGGCGTGCGTCTCCGGCAGGTTCTCGCAGGAGGTGCCCTCGCGCTCGAACAGGTAGGGCACGGCGTCGCAGCGCAGCCCGTCCACGCCCAGGTCGAGCCAGAAGGCGATGACCTCCAGCATCTCCTCCTGCACCCGGGGGTTGTCGTAGTTCAGGTCGGGCTGGTGGGAGAAGAAGCGGTGCCAGTAGTAGGCCTTGGCCACCGGGTCCCAGGTCCAGTTGGCGATCTCCGTGTCCAGGAAGATGACCCGCGCCTGGCGGTAGCGCTCGTCGGTGTCGCTCCAGACGTAGTAGTCCCGGTAGGGGGAGGCGGGGTCGCGGCGGGCGGCCTGGAACCAGGCGTGCTGGTCGGAGGTGTGGTTGAGGACGAGCTCGGTGATCACCCGGATGCCCCGCCGGTGCGCCTCCTCGAGGAAGGCGCGGAAGTCCTCCAGCGTCCCGTAGTCGGGGTGGACGCCGTAGTAGTCGGCGATGTCGTACCCGTCGTCCTTGAGCGGGGAGGGGTAGAAGGGGAGGAGCCAGAGGCAGTCGATCCCCAACCCCTGGAGGTAGTCGAGGCGCTGCATCAGGCCCCGGAAGTCGCCGATGCCGTCGGCGTTGCTGTCCTGGAAGGCCCGGACGTGCGTCTGGTAGATGATGACGTCCTTGTACCAGTCCGTCTGGCTCATTCCCGTCCCTGCTCGGGCGCCGGCCGCGCCGACGAGGCCCCGGATGCGGGGACCGACGATAATAGTAGACGACCGCCGCGCCGCCGTCGGTTCCCCCGGGTCTCTTCCCCCGTCGCGTCGGGCTCAGGCCCGTTCGCCTGGACCGCGTTCCGGTCCTGCCGCGGGGGCCGCAGGGGACCGGCGAGGGTGGGCATAGAGGGAAGCGAGGGTGATGGGAGCGTTCACCGGACTGGATGACGGGGTAGGCCGCCGCCGCGTCGTCATCGAGGGGGTCAGCCCCGAGGTCGACGCCGGCCGGTTCCCCATCAAGCGGACGGTGGGGGAGGCCGTCGTCGTGGAGGCCGACGTCTTCGCCGACGGCCACGACCTGGTGGCGGCCGTGCTCCTCCACCGCCGGGCGGAGGAGGCGGAGTGGACCGAGACGCCGATGACGGCGCTCGGGAACGACCGCTGGCGGGCCGCCTTCACCGTCGACCACCTGGGACGCTACCAGTACACCCTGGAGGGGTGGGTCGACCCCTTCCGCACCTGGGCGCGGGACCTGCGCCGGCGCCTGGAGGCGGGGCAGGACGTCGCGGCCGAGCTGCCCGTCGGGGCCGCACTGGTCCAGGACGCCGCCGGGCGGGCCGCCCGGGGCGACCGCGCCGTCCTGCTGGCCTACGCTGAGGCGCTGCGGCGGGGCGGGCCGGAGGCCACGCAGCAGGCCCTCGGCGAGCCCCTCGCCGCCCTGATGGACCGGTACGCCGACCGCCGCTTCGCCACCCGCTACCCCCGCGTGCTGGAGGTGGTAGTGGATCGGGAGCGGGCGCGCTTCTCGACCTGGTACGAGCTCTTCCCGCGGTCGGCCTCCCCGGAGCCGGGGCGCCACGGCACCTTCCGCGACGTGGAGGCGCGCCTGCCCTACATCGCCGGCATGGGGTTCGACGTCCTCTACCTCCCCCCCATCCACCCCATCGGCCGGACCCACCGCAAAGGGCCCAACAACGTCCCGGGCGCCGGTCCCGACGACCCCGGGAGCCCCTGGGCCATCGGCAGCGAGGAGGGCGGGCACAAGGCGGTCCACCCCCAGCTGGGCACCCTGGAGGACTTCCGGCGCCTGGTGGCCGCCGCCCGCGCCCACGGTCTGGAGGTGGCCCTCGACCTGGCTTTCCAGACCTCCCCCGACCACCCGTACGTGCGGGAGCACCCGGAGTGGTTCCGCCGCCGCCCCGACGGGACGATCCAGTACGCGGAGAATCCGCCCAAACAGTACGAGGACATCTACCCCTTCGACTTCCAGACCGAGGCCTGGCGGGCGCTGTGGGAGGAGCTGCGCAGCATCGTCCTCTTCTGGATCGCGCAGGGCGTGCGGATCTTCCGGGTGGACAACCCCCACACGAAACCCTTCGCCTTCTGGGAGTGGCTCATCGGGACGGTGAAGGCCGACCACCCCGACGTGATCTTCCTCTCCGAGGCCTTCACCCGCCCCCGGGTGATGCACTACCTGGCCAAGCTCGGCTTCACCCAGTCCTACACCTACTTCGCCTGGCGCACCACGAAGGCGGAGCTGGAGGCGTACTTCACCGAGCTCACCCGCCCGCCCGTGGTGGAGTACTTCCGGCCGCACCTGTGGCCCAACACCCCGGACATCCTCACCGAGCAGCTGCAGACCGGCGGCCGGCCGGCCTTCATTGCGCGGCTGGTGCTGGCGGCCACGCTGGGGGCCAGCTACGGGATCTACGGCCCGGCCTTCGAGCTCATGGAGGCCACGCCCCTGCGCCCCGGGAGCGAGGAGTACCTCCACTCGGAGAAGTACGAGATCCGCCACTGGCCCATCGACCATCCCGGGTCGCTCGCCCCGCTCATCGCCCGGGTGAACCGCATCCGGCGGGAGAACCCGGCGCTGCAGGCGGACCGCTCCCTGCGCTTCCACCCCATCCCCGACACCGACCAGCTCATCGCCTACAGCAAGCACACCGAGGACCGCCGCAACGTCGTCCTGGTCGTGGTGAACCTCGACCCCCACCACGTGCAGCGGGGCTGGGTGCACCTCCCGCTCGAGGCGCTGGGGCTGCCGGCCGACGCGCCCTACCAGGTCCACGACCTGCTGACCGACGCCCGCTACCGCTGGTCGGGGCCGCGCAACTACGTTGAGCTGAACCCCCATGTCCTGCCGGCGCACATTTTCCGGGTAATCCCGCCGGAGGCGGCACGGACGGGGGATGGGGGGCCGTGAGCGGCCTTTTGACCGCGCCGGCGTTCGCGGACCTCTTCGGCCCGGCCGGGCGTCCCGCCCTGGCCGCGGCCCTGCTGCCCTTCCTGCAGCGGCAGCGGTGGTTCGGTGGCAAGGGGCGAACGGTGGCCGCTGTGGAGGTGGTGGACGCCGTCCCGCTGGGGCCGGCCGCAGTGCTCGCGGTCGTCCGCGTGGGCTATGCCGACAGCCGTTCGGAGCGGTACGCGGCTCCCCTGCGCTTTGCCGCGTCCGAGGAGGCGCAGGGCGCGGTCGTCCCCGCCGCGCTGGGCGGACGGCGCGGGGTGCTGGCCGACGCCATGGAGGACCCCGCGGTGGCCCGCCTGCTGCTGGCCTCCGTGCTCGAGGAGCGGCGCCTGCGGGGCGGTGGAGGCGAGGTGATCGGGCACCGGACGGTGGGTGCGCCGGGCGCCGGAGACAACCTGGAGCCGTACCTGCTCGGCACCGAACAGAGCAACACCTCCGTGCGCTTCGGCCGCCGCTGCATCCTGAAGCTCCTCCGGCGGGTGGAGCCCGGGCCGCATCCGGACGTGGAGGTGGTGGGCTTCCTCACCGCGCGGGGCTTCCGGCACGTCCCCGCCCTCATCGGGTGGCTGGCCTACCGCCCCGCCGGTGAGCCGCCGGCGGCGCTGGCCGTGGTGCAGGCCTACGTCCCCAACCGGGGCGACGGGTGGACCTATGCGCTGGGACGGGCGCAGGCCGGGCTGCAGGGCGAGGCGGATCGGGCCTGGCCGGACGAGGCGGCGCGGCTGGGGCGCCGGACCGCGGAGCTGCACCTCACGCTGGCCGGCGGGACCGACCCGGCCTTCAGCCCGGAGCCTTTCACCGACGCCGAGGCCCGCGCGCTGCTCGGGCGCGTCGCAGCCCTGGCCGACCGGGTCCTGGCCCAGGCCCGCCGGCACCTGGGGGAGCTGCCGCCGTCGGCGCAGGTGCCGGTGCGGGCGCTGCTGGCGCGCGCCGACGCCGTACGGGAGCGGCTGCGCCGCCCGCTCCCGGCCGGCGGGGTGCGCACGCGCGTCCACGGCGACTACCACCTCGGGCAGGTCCTGGTGACCCCGGAGGTGCCGGCCGACTTCGTCCTCATCGACTTCGAGGGCGAGCCGGCGCGGCCGCTGGCGGAGCGGCGCCGCAAGGACCTCCCGCTGCGGGACGTGGCGGGGATGGTCCGCTCCTTCCACTATGCCGCCGAGGTCGCCCTGCGCGAGGCCGGGCGCGGAGGCCCCGCCGGGAGCGGAGCGGAGGGCGGGGTCGTGCTCCCCGAGGAGGTGCCGGCTCGGGCGAGGAGCTGGGCCGCAGAGAGCGCCAGGGCCTTCCTCGACGGATACCTGACGGTGGCGGAGAGGGCGCCCGCGGACCTCCCGCCGATCCTGCCGCCGAAAGGCGCCCGGGAGGCGCTGCTGGAGGTGTTGATGGTGGAGAAGGCCATCTACGAGCTGGGCTACGAACTCGACCACCGCCCCGGGTGGGCCGGCATCCCGGCCCGCGGGATCCTCGACATGCTGGAGGGCGGGGTGTGGGGGGAGCGTCGTGTGAGCCAGGAGGGCGACGCGTGAAGGGAGGGCGCCGCGCGTGAGCCAGGAGAGCACCCCGGGCCGCGGCGCGGCGGAGGCCGCCGCCGCACCGGTGCGCTACGACGTGACGCGGCTCAGCGCCGACGACCTCTTCCTCTTCAACGAAGGGAGCCACTTCCGCCTCTACGAGAAGCTCGGGGCCCACCGCATGCGCGTCGACGGCGAGGAGGGGACCTACTTCGCCGTGTGGGCGCCCAACGCGGAGCAGGTGAGCGTGATCGGCGACTTCAACCGGTGGGACCCCGCCCGGCACCCCCTGCGGCCGCGCGAGCGCTCCGGCATCTGGGAGGGGTTCGTGCCAGGGGTGGGGCGCGGACAGCGCTACAAGTACCACATCGTCTCCCGCTACCGCGGCTACCGCGTCGACAAGGCCGACCCTTTTGGCACCTACCACGAGATCCCGCCACGCACCGCCTCCATCGTCTGGGACCTCGACTACCCCTGGGGGGACGGGGCGTGGATGGGGGAGCGCCGGCGGCGCAACGCGCTCGGGGCCCCCGTGGCCATCTACGAGGTCCACCTGGGCTCCTGGCGCCGCGTCCCCGAGGAAGGCGGGCGGTGGCTCACCTACCGCGAGCTGGGGGCGCATCTGGCGGAGCACGTGCGGCGGCTGGGCTTCACCCACGTCGAGGTCCTGCCGGTGATGGAGCACCCGTTCTACGGCTCCTGGGGCTACCAGACCACCGGGTACTTCGCCCCGACGAGCCGCTACGGCACCCCGCAGGACTTCATGGCCCTGGTGGACGCGCTCCACCGCCACGAGATCGGCGTCATCCTCGACTGGGTGCCCTCCCACTTCCCCACCGACGCCCACGGGCTGGCCTACTTCGACGGCACGCATCTGTACGAGCACGCCGACCCGCGGAAGGGCTTCCACCCCGACTGGCACTCCGCCATCTTCAACTACGGCCGCAACGAGGTGCGCAGCTTCTTGATCAGCAGCGCGCTCTTCTGGCTCGACCGCTACCACGCCGACGGGCTGCGCGTGGACGCGGTGGCCTCGATGCTCTACCTGGACTACTCGCGGCGGCCGGGGGAGTGGGTGCCCAACGTCTTCGGGGGACGGGAGAACCTGGAGGCCATCGACTTCCTGCGCCGGCTCAACGAGGAGGTCTACCAGGCCTTCCCCGACGTCCAGACCACCGCCGAGGAGTCGACCGCCTGGCCGATGGTCTCGCGCCCCACCTACCTGGGCGGGCTGGGGTTCGGGTTGAAGTGGGACATGGGGTGGATGCACGACACCCTCCAGTACATGGCCCGGGACCCCATCCACCGGAAGTACCACCATACCGAGCTCACCTTCCGCATGCTCTACGCCTTCAACGAGAACTTCGTCCTGCCGCTCTCCCATGACGAAGTGGTGCACGGGAAGCGCTCGCTGCTGGAGCGCATGCCCGGCGACGAGTGGCAGCAGTTCGCCAACCTGCGGCTGCTCTTCGGCTACATGTACGGGCAGCCCGGCAAGAAGCTGCTCTTCATGGGCGGGGAGTTCGGCCAGCGGCGCGAGTGGGACCACACTACGAGCCTGGACTGGCACCTCCTGGGGTTGCCGCGCCACGCCGGCGTGGCCCGCTGGGTGGCCGACCTCAACGCGCTCTACCGGGCCCTGCCGGCCCTGCACGAGCTCGACGGCGACCCCGAGGGGTTCCGCTGGATCGACGCCTCGGACGCCGACCAGAGCGTGCTGAGCTTCCTGCGCTTCGACCGCCGCGGGGAGACGGTGGCGGCCGTGGTCTGCAACTTCACCCCGGTCCCGCGCCACGGCTACCGGGTGGGGGTGCCCCGGGCGGGGCGGTGGCGGGAAGCCCTCAACAGCGACGCCGCCCTCTATGGGGGGAGCAACGTGGGCAACCTGGGCGGCGTGGAGACCGAGCCGGTCCCCGCGCACGGCCACCCGCAGTCGCTGAGCCTCACCCTGCCGCCGCTGGGGGTGCTCTTCCTGGTGCACCCGCCCCAGGCGGGCCGATGAGGCGAGCCGGCCCCTCACGCGGGGAGGCGGTGCAGGAGTAGAGCATGGAGCGGTTCCTCTGCGTGCACGGCCACTTCTACCAGCCGCCGCGGGAGAACGCCTGGCTCGAGACCATCGAGCTGCAGGACTCCGCCGCGCCCTACCACGACTGGAACGAGCGCATCACCGCGGAGTGCTACGCCCCCAACGCCGCCTCCCGCATCCTCGACGGCCAGGGGTACATCCGCGCCATCGTGAACAACTACGCCAGCATCTCCTTCAACATCGGTCCTACCCTGCTGGCCTGGATGGAGACGGCGGCGCCCGAGGTCTACGCCGCCATCCTGGAGGCGGACCGCGTGAGCGCCGAGCGCTTCGATGGCCACGGCTCGGCCCTGGCCCAGGCGTACAACCACATGATCCTTCCGCTCGCCACCCGGCGGGACAAGGCCACGCAGATCCGCTGGGGCATCCGCGACTTCGAGCACCGCTTCGGCCGGCGGCCCGAGGGGATGTGGCTCCCCGAGACGGCCGTCGACCTGGAGAGCCTCGAGCTCATGGCCGCCGAGGGCATCCGCTTCACCATCCTGGCCCCGCACCAGGCGCGGCGCGTCCGCCGCCTCGGGCGGCCCTGGCGCGACGTGAGCGGCGGGCGCATCGACCCCACGCGGCCCTACGAGTGCCGCCTGCCGGGGGGCGGGCGCATCGTCCTCTTCTTCTACGACGGGCCGGTCTCGCGGGCGGTGGCCTTCGAGCGGCTGCTCAGCAGCGGCGAGGCCTTCGCGCAGCGCCTGCTGAGCATCTTCAACGACACTCGCCCGGGGGGCCAGCTGGCCCACATCGCCACCGACGGCGAGACCTACGGCCACCACCACCGCTTCGGCGACATGGCCCTGGCTTACGCCCTCCACCTCATCCGGGAGCAGGGGTGGGCGCGCCTGACCAACTACGCCGCCTACCTGGCCACCCACCCGCCCGAGCACCAGGTGGAGATCGTGGAGCACACTTCCTGGAGCTGCGCCCACGGGGTGGAACGGTGGCGCAGCGACTGCGGCTGCAACACGGGGATGCACCCGGGGTGGACCCAGGCGTGGCGGCGCCCGCTGCGGGACGCGCTCGACTGGCTGCGCGACGCGCTGGCCCCGCACTACGCCGAGGCGGCCGGGGCGCTCCTGCGCGACCCCTGGGCCGCGCGCGACGACTACATCAGCGTGATCCTGGACCGCTCGCCGCGCAGCGTGGAGGCCTTTTTCGCCCGCCACGCCCGCGCCCCCCTCGACCACGCCGCGCAGGTGCGGGCCCTCAAGCTCCTCGAGCTGCAGCGCCACGCCATGCTGATGTACACGAGCTGCGGCTGGTTCTTCGACGAGCTGTCGGGGATCGAGACGACTCAGGTGCTGCAGTATGCCGCCCGGGCCCTGCAGCTCGCCGCCGACGTGCTCGACCTGCACCTGGAGGAGCCCTTCCTGGAGCGGCTGGCCGCGGCCCGCAGCAACCTCCCCGAACTGGGGGACGGCCGCGAGGTCTACCGCCGCTTCGTCGCCCCGGCGCAGGTGGACCTGCCCCAGGTGGTGGCCCACTTCGCCGTGAGCGCGCTCTTCCAG is part of the Armatimonadota bacterium genome and harbors:
- a CDS encoding DUF3536 domain-containing protein produces the protein MERFLCVHGHFYQPPRENAWLETIELQDSAAPYHDWNERITAECYAPNAASRILDGQGYIRAIVNNYASISFNIGPTLLAWMETAAPEVYAAILEADRVSAERFDGHGSALAQAYNHMILPLATRRDKATQIRWGIRDFEHRFGRRPEGMWLPETAVDLESLELMAAEGIRFTILAPHQARRVRRLGRPWRDVSGGRIDPTRPYECRLPGGGRIVLFFYDGPVSRAVAFERLLSSGEAFAQRLLSIFNDTRPGGQLAHIATDGETYGHHHRFGDMALAYALHLIREQGWARLTNYAAYLATHPPEHQVEIVEHTSWSCAHGVERWRSDCGCNTGMHPGWTQAWRRPLRDALDWLRDALAPHYAEAAGALLRDPWAARDDYISVILDRSPRSVEAFFARHARAPLDHAAQVRALKLLELQRHAMLMYTSCGWFFDELSGIETTQVLQYAARALQLAADVLDLHLEEPFLERLAAARSNLPELGDGREVYRRFVAPAQVDLPQVVAHFAVSALFQEYPPRARIAAFTVEQEDRQVETAGRARLAVGRVRVISEITWEAQTLAYAVLHLGDHNVHGGVGSAPEEATAEAFTALRAAFARGDLPEVIRQIDQAFPKGTYGLRHLFKDERRKVLEQVLDATLEDAEGHYRRIYEQHAPLMAFLRDLHTPLPDALRTALHFVLRRDLARALAQVPPDLGRIETLVREAQAWGVSLDGSAEHAGELGFAAQRTLEALVDALRHSPADLEALARVADTAALFVRLPCFINLWQTQNRYYELLQSVAPRISEHLPPEEAERWTAAFRALGETLKIRAG
- a CDS encoding putative maltokinase; its protein translation is MSGLLTAPAFADLFGPAGRPALAAALLPFLQRQRWFGGKGRTVAAVEVVDAVPLGPAAVLAVVRVGYADSRSERYAAPLRFAASEEAQGAVVPAALGGRRGVLADAMEDPAVARLLLASVLEERRLRGGGGEVIGHRTVGAPGAGDNLEPYLLGTEQSNTSVRFGRRCILKLLRRVEPGPHPDVEVVGFLTARGFRHVPALIGWLAYRPAGEPPAALAVVQAYVPNRGDGWTYALGRAQAGLQGEADRAWPDEAARLGRRTAELHLTLAGGTDPAFSPEPFTDAEARALLGRVAALADRVLAQARRHLGELPPSAQVPVRALLARADAVRERLRRPLPAGGVRTRVHGDYHLGQVLVTPEVPADFVLIDFEGEPARPLAERRRKDLPLRDVAGMVRSFHYAAEVALREAGRGGPAGSGAEGGVVLPEEVPARARSWAAESARAFLDGYLTVAERAPADLPPILPPKGAREALLEVLMVEKAIYELGYELDHRPGWAGIPARGILDMLEGGVWGERRVSQEGDA
- the glgB gene encoding 1,4-alpha-glucan branching protein GlgB, which codes for MRYDVTRLSADDLFLFNEGSHFRLYEKLGAHRMRVDGEEGTYFAVWAPNAEQVSVIGDFNRWDPARHPLRPRERSGIWEGFVPGVGRGQRYKYHIVSRYRGYRVDKADPFGTYHEIPPRTASIVWDLDYPWGDGAWMGERRRRNALGAPVAIYEVHLGSWRRVPEEGGRWLTYRELGAHLAEHVRRLGFTHVEVLPVMEHPFYGSWGYQTTGYFAPTSRYGTPQDFMALVDALHRHEIGVILDWVPSHFPTDAHGLAYFDGTHLYEHADPRKGFHPDWHSAIFNYGRNEVRSFLISSALFWLDRYHADGLRVDAVASMLYLDYSRRPGEWVPNVFGGRENLEAIDFLRRLNEEVYQAFPDVQTTAEESTAWPMVSRPTYLGGLGFGLKWDMGWMHDTLQYMARDPIHRKYHHTELTFRMLYAFNENFVLPLSHDEVVHGKRSLLERMPGDEWQQFANLRLLFGYMYGQPGKKLLFMGGEFGQRREWDHTTSLDWHLLGLPRHAGVARWVADLNALYRALPALHELDGDPEGFRWIDASDADQSVLSFLRFDRRGETVAAVVCNFTPVPRHGYRVGVPRAGRWREALNSDAALYGGSNVGNLGGVETEPVPAHGHPQSLSLTLPPLGVLFLVHPPQAGR
- a CDS encoding alpha-1,4-glucan--maltose-1-phosphate maltosyltransferase, with amino-acid sequence MGAFTGLDDGVGRRRVVIEGVSPEVDAGRFPIKRTVGEAVVVEADVFADGHDLVAAVLLHRRAEEAEWTETPMTALGNDRWRAAFTVDHLGRYQYTLEGWVDPFRTWARDLRRRLEAGQDVAAELPVGAALVQDAAGRAARGDRAVLLAYAEALRRGGPEATQQALGEPLAALMDRYADRRFATRYPRVLEVVVDRERARFSTWYELFPRSASPEPGRHGTFRDVEARLPYIAGMGFDVLYLPPIHPIGRTHRKGPNNVPGAGPDDPGSPWAIGSEEGGHKAVHPQLGTLEDFRRLVAAARAHGLEVALDLAFQTSPDHPYVREHPEWFRRRPDGTIQYAENPPKQYEDIYPFDFQTEAWRALWEELRSIVLFWIAQGVRIFRVDNPHTKPFAFWEWLIGTVKADHPDVIFLSEAFTRPRVMHYLAKLGFTQSYTYFAWRTTKAELEAYFTELTRPPVVEYFRPHLWPNTPDILTEQLQTGGRPAFIARLVLAATLGASYGIYGPAFELMEATPLRPGSEEYLHSEKYEIRHWPIDHPGSLAPLIARVNRIRRENPALQADRSLRFHPIPDTDQLIAYSKHTEDRRNVVLVVVNLDPHHVQRGWVHLPLEALGLPADAPYQVHDLLTDARYRWSGPRNYVELNPHVLPAHIFRVIPPEAARTGDGGP